The following are encoded together in the Chaetodon trifascialis isolate fChaTrf1 chromosome 3, fChaTrf1.hap1, whole genome shotgun sequence genome:
- the LOC139329408 gene encoding tumor necrosis factor receptor superfamily member 4 — translation MVLLKLLLFTLTFYGFAVHLDAIICPKGQKVNRYGSGCEDCRRGSYQPVENDSKQCMVCRKCDAGSGSVVKEKCTKESDTKCECRGRFVPSDSDFSTCKCAIGFGLTLGECSECLDGYFSASIDSPCQKWKECKSAGVRVNGTKTSDVICNEESKSNAHVTTPTTSNKVVSLITRLISHRPHEGAQTQKMHTTTTTTSAPGPTVTPKDKGQPFYTSNAGNHIGMVLLIFGIVGLLVLTAVTCRLHVAPYMERTPAVPQNESLCRRPVEESGNGSLSPLKPNPGEP, via the exons ATGGTTCTGCTCAAGCTGCTTCTATTCACTTTAACTTTTTATGGATTCGCTGTTCATTTGGATGCCATCATTTGCCCAAAAG GTCAAAAAGTAAATCGTTATGGCAGTGGCTGTGAGGACTGCCGCAGAGGATCTTACCAGCCTGTAGAAAATGACTCCAAGCAGTGCATGGTATGCAGAAAGTGTGATGCAG GATCAGGAAGTGTTGTTAAAGAGAAGTGCACGAAGGAGTCAGACACTAAATGTGAGTGCCGTGGAAGATTTGTTCCAAGCGACAGTGATTTCTCCACTTGCAAATGTGCCATTGGATTTGGACTAACATTGGGAG AATGTTCAGAATGTCTCGATGGATATTTCAGCGCGTCCATCGACTCGCCCTGTCAGAAATGGAAAGA ATGCAAATCAGCAGGGGTGCGTGTCAATGGGACCAAGACCTCAGATGTCATCTGTAATGAGGAGTCGAAGAGTAACGCTCATGTCACTACACCCACCACATCAAACAAAGTTGTGTCTCTCATCACACGCTTGATATCCCACCGTCCACATGAGGGGGCCCAAACTCAGAAGATGCACACTACTACCACCACCACGTCTGCTCCAGGACCCACCGTCACCCCAAAAGACAAAGGACAGCCTTTCTACACTTCAAACGCAGGCAACCACATTG GTATGGTCCTCCTCATATTTGGAATCGTTGGACTGCTTGTACTGACCGCTGTGACCTGCAGGCTGCACGTGGCTCCCTACATGGAGAGGACACCAGCAGTACCAC aaaatgaGTCACTGTGTCGGAGGCCGGTAGAAGAAAGCGGTAATGGTAGTCTGTCCCCTCTCAAGCCGAATCCAGGGGAGCCCTGA
- the tnfrsf18 gene encoding tumor necrosis factor receptor superfamily member 18 — protein MIPQSLSLALTCALNIWIIEYAAGCGARQTDINGRCCDLCPPGTYMKEFCSDHQQSVCHPCKAGTYLNQYSIFDRCKECRSCHQVYAEKCTLTADAKCSCRSGFLCSNNVCSRCEENKCVIGEKPKRTEKTMGKDLIEYSYECEPACPDTAYFDVNEDICRPRIQCRMLGLVERFPGNKTHNAVCDRDETPGPAGDFIQVFLGIGFVLLSLTLLVLLSHACIRKLMKHKSYDNPTGMLAVAANTSDFHLSKEESGFQLIIQDESKDSDSLGQAQMEKVDTF, from the exons ATGATTCCTCAGAGCCTTTCCCTGGCACTTACATGTGCATTGAATATTTGGATTATAGAATACGCTGCAGGCTGTGGCGCTCGACAGACGGACATCAATGGCCGATGCTGTGACCTGTGTCCCCCAG GTACATATATGAAGGAGTTCTGCTCAGATCACCAGCaatctgtctgtcacccctgtAAGGCAGGAACCTATTTGAATCAATATAGCATCTTTGACAGATGTAAGGAATGCCGATCATGCCATCAAG TATATGCAGAGAAATGTACACTGACCGCAGATGCTAAGTGTTCGTGCCGCTCTGGTTTCCTGTGCTCCAACAATGTGTGTTCACGctgtgaggaaaacaaatgcGTCATAGGGGAGAAACCGaagaggacag AAAAAACCATGGGTAAAGACTTGATAGAATATTCTTATGAGTGTGAGCCCGCATGCCCCGATACTGCGTATTTTGATGTGAATGAGGATATCTGCAGGCCACGAATACA GTGCAGAATGCTTGGACTTGTTGAGCGGTTTCCAGGGAACAAAACCCACAATGCAGTTTGTGATAGAGATG AGACGCCCGGACCTGCTGGAGACTTCATTCAGGTGTTCCTTGGCATTGGCTTTGTTCTGCTTTCTCTCACCCTCCTTGTGCTTCTGTCTCATGCCTGTATAAGGAAACTAATGAAACACAAATCAT ATGATAATCCCACGGGAATGTTAGCAGTCGCTGCCAACACGAGCGACTTTCACCTGTCAAAGGAGGAGAGTGGCTTCCAGCTCATCATCCAGGATGAGTCCAAGGACAGCGACAGTTTGGGCCAAGCGCAGATGGAAAAAGTCGACACTTTCTGA